From the Clarias gariepinus isolate MV-2021 ecotype Netherlands chromosome 3, CGAR_prim_01v2, whole genome shotgun sequence genome, one window contains:
- the micall2a gene encoding MICAL-like protein 2a isoform X4 encodes MAAIRALQQWCKVQCDGYRDVDITNMTTSFRDGLAFCALIHKFRPDLINFESLSKDNVYDNNCLAFRVAEDHLGIPALLDAEDMVALHIPDRLSILTYVSQYYNYFKVGGVGGVKRPAEDCRKEEPSEKKNLPVTAKTFSPKTHPVSPSESTKAAQNHPAPPLTQNSGSNGHVPTAPSQQHAMETYPESKNVKTTSPCRFDSASIVTTPDRNPEKPVLIESSNKTGTLNSKCAVCRNHVHLVQRHLVDGKLYHRSCFKCCECLAALQSGAYTSGQLPGTLCCSSSRCAQNNSSTHSAPDAIGLEPESGSRLSPLRHSSVLTSPPVQPVPRSVQHTPAPEPWTASALRTQAARQRFFLSASEASTPQNIIAPKREEEKEQAQASISQKLAEGNCNNNNKAYSCRLASDNKSGEVLSSEQGRCGLEVGTSLANTSKEHPRPPSSSLFIAGAKDVGSCEGREPKTTSNAPGLRTLAENKIFCNDTQLIPQYTSSRPGFRPTSVAQPPDLYSNKPPATHSTVSGSKPETSSVSSLPRRPLPCTDQHHGGLAESGGKSGNCRSCPSLQPLVHDSIVWKLTSAEHAEDGNVPLENSSQLLCIKSHHIPIEQIAKELQEIENSLSDLEKEGIDLERRLRSCEEEGTGDILADPLMVDWFNLIRKKQSYIRRESELMHIAKTQDLEEQQPGVEGELRRLINKPEHLKSTSERKRESELMKKLVEIVNDRNAIVDGLEQDRRREEEEDQQLNEMMHRLGLRKLKGRRKSSFSKVFRRRSKKEGRKEE; translated from the exons ATGGCGGCTATCAGGGCTCTGCAGCAGTGGTGTAAGGTCCAGTGTGATGGATACAGAGATGTGGATATAACCAACATGACCACCTCGTTCAGAGACGGACTGGCGTTCTGCGCTCTCATCCACAAGTTCAGACCCGACCTCAT AAACTTTGAGTCCCTGAGTAAGGACAATGTGTATGACAACAACTGCTTG gCTTTTCGTGTGGCTGAGGATCATCTGGGGATTCCCGCTCTTCTGGATGCAGAGGACATGGTGGCCCTTCACATCCCGGACAGACTCAGCATCCTCACTTACGTCTCGCAGTACTACAACTACTTTAAAG TGGGAGGAGTCGGAGGTGTCAAACGACCTGCGGAGGACTGCAGGAAAGAAGAGCCATCAGAAAAGAAGAATCTCCCCGTCACTGCCAAAACTTTCAGCCCAAAGACACATCCGGTGTCGCCTTCCGAATCCACCAAAGCTGCTCAGAATCATCCAGCGCCACCTCTCACCCAGAACAGCGGCTCAAACGGACATGTCCCAACCGCTCCGTCACAACAGCACGCCATGGAAACATACCCCGAATCCAAAAACGTCAAAACGACCTCTCCATGTCGCTTTGATTCTGCATCCATCGTGACAACCCCAGACAGGAACCCGGAGAAG CCTGTTTTAATTGAGAGCTCCAATAAAACTGGCACCCTGAACAGTAAGTGTGCGGTGTGCAGGAATCACGTTCACTTGGTTCAGAGACACCTAGTGGATGGGAAACTGTATCACAGAAGCTGCTTCAA ATGCTGTGAATGTTTAGCTGCTTTACAGTCTGGAGCGTATACATCCGGTCAGCTGCCTGGCACACTGTGCTGCTCTTCATCCCGCTGTGCCCAGAACAACTCATCCACGCATAGCGCGCCTGACGCGATTGGACTCGAACCCGAGAGCGGAAGTCGGCTATCACCTCTGCGGCATTCCTCGGTTCTGACCAGCCCTCCTGTTCAACCTGTTCCCAGATCAGTTCAGCACACTCCCGCCCCCGAGCCATGGACCGCTTCCGCGCTGAGGACTCAGGCCGCCAGGCAGAGGTTTTTCCTCTCCGCCTCGGAGGCTTCTACTCCCCAGAACATCATTGCACCAAAGCGTGAAGAAGAAAAGGAGCAGGCGCAGGCATCGATCTCTCAGAAATTAGCTGAAGGAAActgcaacaacaataacaaagcTTATAGCTGTAGGCTCGCGTCAGACAACAA atctGGTGAAGTCCTCAGCTCAGAGCAGGGGAGATGTGGATTAGAAGTCGGTACTTCTCTCGCCAACACCAGCAAAGAGCACCCTAGACCTCCCTCCTCTTCCCTCTTTATCGCCGGAG CCAAAGATGTAGGAAGCTGTGAAGGCCGAGAGCCGAAGACGACTTCAAATGCACCAGGGCTGAG AACCTTGGCTGAGAACAAAATCTTCTGCAATGATACCCAGCTGATTCCCCAGTACACGTCTTCTAGGCCAGGCTTCCGGCCCACAAGCGTTGCTCAGCCACCTGATTTGTACTCTAATAAACCTCCAGCCACACACTCCACTGTCTCAG GTTCTAAACCTGAGACGTCCTCAGTGAGCTCATTACCCAGACGTCCGCTGCCATGTACAGATCAACACCACGGAGGCCTGGCTGAATCCG GTGGTAAATCAGGAAATTGCAGATCCTGTCCGTCCCTTCAGCCCCTAGTGCACGACAGTATCGTCTGGAAACTGACCTCTGCAGAACATG ctgaaGATGGAAACGTGCCATTGGAGAACAGTTCACAGCTACTCTGC ATCAAATCCCATCACATCCCAATTGAGCAGATCGCTAAGGAGCTGCAGGAAATTGAGAACAGCCTGAGTGATTTGGAGAAAGAAGGAATTGACCTGGAGAGAAGACTTCGCAGCTGTGAGGAAG AGGGTACCGGAGACATTTTGGCCGATCCGTTAATGGTGGACTGGTTCAACCTGATTCGGAAGAAGCAGAGTTATATACGGAGGGAATCCGAGCTCATGCACAT AGCAAAAACTCAAGATTTAGAGGAGCAGCAGCCAGGAGTGGAAGGAGAGCTCAGGAGACTGATTAATAAACCAG AGCATCTGAAGAGCACCTCCGAAAGGAAGAGAGAGTCCGAGCTGATGAAGAAGCTGGTGGAGATCGTGAACGACAGGAACGCCATCGTGGACGGTTTAGAGCAAGACAGGAGGAG
- the micall2a gene encoding MICAL-like protein 2a isoform X3, translating to MAAIRALQQWCKVQCDGYRDVDITNMTTSFRDGLAFCALIHKFRPDLINFESLSKDNVYDNNCLAFRVAEDHLGIPALLDAEDMVALHIPDRLSILTYVSQYYNYFKGRSPMGGVGGVKRPAEDCRKEEPSEKKNLPVTAKTFSPKTHPVSPSESTKAAQNHPAPPLTQNSGSNGHVPTAPSQQHAMETYPESKNVKTTSPCRFDSASIVTTPDRNPEKPVLIESSNKTGTLNSKCAVCRNHVHLVQRHLVDGKLYHRSCFKCCECLAALQSGAYTSGQLPGTLCCSSSRCAQNNSSTHSAPDAIGLEPESGSRLSPLRHSSVLTSPPVQPVPRSVQHTPAPEPWTASALRTQAARQRFFLSASEASTPQNIIAPKREEEKEQAQASISQKLAEGNCNNNNKAYSCRLASDNKSGEVLSSEQGRCGLEVGTSLANTSKEHPRPPSSSLFIAGAKDVGSCEGREPKTTSNAPGLRTLAENKIFCNDTQLIPQYTSSRPGFRPTSVAQPPDLYSNKPPATHSTVSGSKPETSSVSSLPRRPLPCTDQHHGGLAESGGKSGNCRSCPSLQPLVHDSIVWKLTSAEHAEDGNVPLENSSQLLCIKSHHIPIEQIAKELQEIENSLSDLEKEGIDLERRLRSCEEEGTGDILADPLMVDWFNLIRKKQSYIRRESELMHIAKTQDLEEQQPGVEGELRRLINKPEHLKSTSERKRESELMKKLVEIVNDRNAIVDGLEQDRRREEEEDQQLNEMMHRLGLRKLKGRRKSSFSKVFRRRSKKEGRKEE from the exons ATGGCGGCTATCAGGGCTCTGCAGCAGTGGTGTAAGGTCCAGTGTGATGGATACAGAGATGTGGATATAACCAACATGACCACCTCGTTCAGAGACGGACTGGCGTTCTGCGCTCTCATCCACAAGTTCAGACCCGACCTCAT AAACTTTGAGTCCCTGAGTAAGGACAATGTGTATGACAACAACTGCTTG gCTTTTCGTGTGGCTGAGGATCATCTGGGGATTCCCGCTCTTCTGGATGCAGAGGACATGGTGGCCCTTCACATCCCGGACAGACTCAGCATCCTCACTTACGTCTCGCAGTACTACAACTACTTTAAAGGTCGCTCACCCA TGGGAGGAGTCGGAGGTGTCAAACGACCTGCGGAGGACTGCAGGAAAGAAGAGCCATCAGAAAAGAAGAATCTCCCCGTCACTGCCAAAACTTTCAGCCCAAAGACACATCCGGTGTCGCCTTCCGAATCCACCAAAGCTGCTCAGAATCATCCAGCGCCACCTCTCACCCAGAACAGCGGCTCAAACGGACATGTCCCAACCGCTCCGTCACAACAGCACGCCATGGAAACATACCCCGAATCCAAAAACGTCAAAACGACCTCTCCATGTCGCTTTGATTCTGCATCCATCGTGACAACCCCAGACAGGAACCCGGAGAAG CCTGTTTTAATTGAGAGCTCCAATAAAACTGGCACCCTGAACAGTAAGTGTGCGGTGTGCAGGAATCACGTTCACTTGGTTCAGAGACACCTAGTGGATGGGAAACTGTATCACAGAAGCTGCTTCAA ATGCTGTGAATGTTTAGCTGCTTTACAGTCTGGAGCGTATACATCCGGTCAGCTGCCTGGCACACTGTGCTGCTCTTCATCCCGCTGTGCCCAGAACAACTCATCCACGCATAGCGCGCCTGACGCGATTGGACTCGAACCCGAGAGCGGAAGTCGGCTATCACCTCTGCGGCATTCCTCGGTTCTGACCAGCCCTCCTGTTCAACCTGTTCCCAGATCAGTTCAGCACACTCCCGCCCCCGAGCCATGGACCGCTTCCGCGCTGAGGACTCAGGCCGCCAGGCAGAGGTTTTTCCTCTCCGCCTCGGAGGCTTCTACTCCCCAGAACATCATTGCACCAAAGCGTGAAGAAGAAAAGGAGCAGGCGCAGGCATCGATCTCTCAGAAATTAGCTGAAGGAAActgcaacaacaataacaaagcTTATAGCTGTAGGCTCGCGTCAGACAACAA atctGGTGAAGTCCTCAGCTCAGAGCAGGGGAGATGTGGATTAGAAGTCGGTACTTCTCTCGCCAACACCAGCAAAGAGCACCCTAGACCTCCCTCCTCTTCCCTCTTTATCGCCGGAG CCAAAGATGTAGGAAGCTGTGAAGGCCGAGAGCCGAAGACGACTTCAAATGCACCAGGGCTGAG AACCTTGGCTGAGAACAAAATCTTCTGCAATGATACCCAGCTGATTCCCCAGTACACGTCTTCTAGGCCAGGCTTCCGGCCCACAAGCGTTGCTCAGCCACCTGATTTGTACTCTAATAAACCTCCAGCCACACACTCCACTGTCTCAG GTTCTAAACCTGAGACGTCCTCAGTGAGCTCATTACCCAGACGTCCGCTGCCATGTACAGATCAACACCACGGAGGCCTGGCTGAATCCG GTGGTAAATCAGGAAATTGCAGATCCTGTCCGTCCCTTCAGCCCCTAGTGCACGACAGTATCGTCTGGAAACTGACCTCTGCAGAACATG ctgaaGATGGAAACGTGCCATTGGAGAACAGTTCACAGCTACTCTGC ATCAAATCCCATCACATCCCAATTGAGCAGATCGCTAAGGAGCTGCAGGAAATTGAGAACAGCCTGAGTGATTTGGAGAAAGAAGGAATTGACCTGGAGAGAAGACTTCGCAGCTGTGAGGAAG AGGGTACCGGAGACATTTTGGCCGATCCGTTAATGGTGGACTGGTTCAACCTGATTCGGAAGAAGCAGAGTTATATACGGAGGGAATCCGAGCTCATGCACAT AGCAAAAACTCAAGATTTAGAGGAGCAGCAGCCAGGAGTGGAAGGAGAGCTCAGGAGACTGATTAATAAACCAG AGCATCTGAAGAGCACCTCCGAAAGGAAGAGAGAGTCCGAGCTGATGAAGAAGCTGGTGGAGATCGTGAACGACAGGAACGCCATCGTGGACGGTTTAGAGCAAGACAGGAGGAG
- the micall2a gene encoding MICAL-like protein 2a isoform X1: MAAIRALQQWCKVQCDGYRDVDITNMTTSFRDGLAFCALIHKFRPDLINFESLSKDNVYDNNCLNADLCLFQAFRVAEDHLGIPALLDAEDMVALHIPDRLSILTYVSQYYNYFKGRSPMGGVGGVKRPAEDCRKEEPSEKKNLPVTAKTFSPKTHPVSPSESTKAAQNHPAPPLTQNSGSNGHVPTAPSQQHAMETYPESKNVKTTSPCRFDSASIVTTPDRNPEKPVLIESSNKTGTLNSKCAVCRNHVHLVQRHLVDGKLYHRSCFKCCECLAALQSGAYTSGQLPGTLCCSSSRCAQNNSSTHSAPDAIGLEPESGSRLSPLRHSSVLTSPPVQPVPRSVQHTPAPEPWTASALRTQAARQRFFLSASEASTPQNIIAPKREEEKEQAQASISQKLAEGNCNNNNKAYSCRLASDNKSGEVLSSEQGRCGLEVGTSLANTSKEHPRPPSSSLFIAGAKDVGSCEGREPKTTSNAPGLRTLAENKIFCNDTQLIPQYTSSRPGFRPTSVAQPPDLYSNKPPATHSTVSGSKPETSSVSSLPRRPLPCTDQHHGGLAESGGKSGNCRSCPSLQPLVHDSIVWKLTSAEHAEDGNVPLENSSQLLCIKSHHIPIEQIAKELQEIENSLSDLEKEGIDLERRLRSCEEEGTGDILADPLMVDWFNLIRKKQSYIRRESELMHIAKTQDLEEQQPGVEGELRRLINKPEHLKSTSERKRESELMKKLVEIVNDRNAIVDGLEQDRRREEEEDQQLNEMMHRLGLRKLKGRRKSSFSKVFRRRSKKEGRKEE; this comes from the exons ATGGCGGCTATCAGGGCTCTGCAGCAGTGGTGTAAGGTCCAGTGTGATGGATACAGAGATGTGGATATAACCAACATGACCACCTCGTTCAGAGACGGACTGGCGTTCTGCGCTCTCATCCACAAGTTCAGACCCGACCTCAT AAACTTTGAGTCCCTGAGTAAGGACAATGTGTATGACAACAACTGCTTG AATGCcgatttgtgtttatttcaggCTTTTCGTGTGGCTGAGGATCATCTGGGGATTCCCGCTCTTCTGGATGCAGAGGACATGGTGGCCCTTCACATCCCGGACAGACTCAGCATCCTCACTTACGTCTCGCAGTACTACAACTACTTTAAAGGTCGCTCACCCA TGGGAGGAGTCGGAGGTGTCAAACGACCTGCGGAGGACTGCAGGAAAGAAGAGCCATCAGAAAAGAAGAATCTCCCCGTCACTGCCAAAACTTTCAGCCCAAAGACACATCCGGTGTCGCCTTCCGAATCCACCAAAGCTGCTCAGAATCATCCAGCGCCACCTCTCACCCAGAACAGCGGCTCAAACGGACATGTCCCAACCGCTCCGTCACAACAGCACGCCATGGAAACATACCCCGAATCCAAAAACGTCAAAACGACCTCTCCATGTCGCTTTGATTCTGCATCCATCGTGACAACCCCAGACAGGAACCCGGAGAAG CCTGTTTTAATTGAGAGCTCCAATAAAACTGGCACCCTGAACAGTAAGTGTGCGGTGTGCAGGAATCACGTTCACTTGGTTCAGAGACACCTAGTGGATGGGAAACTGTATCACAGAAGCTGCTTCAA ATGCTGTGAATGTTTAGCTGCTTTACAGTCTGGAGCGTATACATCCGGTCAGCTGCCTGGCACACTGTGCTGCTCTTCATCCCGCTGTGCCCAGAACAACTCATCCACGCATAGCGCGCCTGACGCGATTGGACTCGAACCCGAGAGCGGAAGTCGGCTATCACCTCTGCGGCATTCCTCGGTTCTGACCAGCCCTCCTGTTCAACCTGTTCCCAGATCAGTTCAGCACACTCCCGCCCCCGAGCCATGGACCGCTTCCGCGCTGAGGACTCAGGCCGCCAGGCAGAGGTTTTTCCTCTCCGCCTCGGAGGCTTCTACTCCCCAGAACATCATTGCACCAAAGCGTGAAGAAGAAAAGGAGCAGGCGCAGGCATCGATCTCTCAGAAATTAGCTGAAGGAAActgcaacaacaataacaaagcTTATAGCTGTAGGCTCGCGTCAGACAACAA atctGGTGAAGTCCTCAGCTCAGAGCAGGGGAGATGTGGATTAGAAGTCGGTACTTCTCTCGCCAACACCAGCAAAGAGCACCCTAGACCTCCCTCCTCTTCCCTCTTTATCGCCGGAG CCAAAGATGTAGGAAGCTGTGAAGGCCGAGAGCCGAAGACGACTTCAAATGCACCAGGGCTGAG AACCTTGGCTGAGAACAAAATCTTCTGCAATGATACCCAGCTGATTCCCCAGTACACGTCTTCTAGGCCAGGCTTCCGGCCCACAAGCGTTGCTCAGCCACCTGATTTGTACTCTAATAAACCTCCAGCCACACACTCCACTGTCTCAG GTTCTAAACCTGAGACGTCCTCAGTGAGCTCATTACCCAGACGTCCGCTGCCATGTACAGATCAACACCACGGAGGCCTGGCTGAATCCG GTGGTAAATCAGGAAATTGCAGATCCTGTCCGTCCCTTCAGCCCCTAGTGCACGACAGTATCGTCTGGAAACTGACCTCTGCAGAACATG ctgaaGATGGAAACGTGCCATTGGAGAACAGTTCACAGCTACTCTGC ATCAAATCCCATCACATCCCAATTGAGCAGATCGCTAAGGAGCTGCAGGAAATTGAGAACAGCCTGAGTGATTTGGAGAAAGAAGGAATTGACCTGGAGAGAAGACTTCGCAGCTGTGAGGAAG AGGGTACCGGAGACATTTTGGCCGATCCGTTAATGGTGGACTGGTTCAACCTGATTCGGAAGAAGCAGAGTTATATACGGAGGGAATCCGAGCTCATGCACAT AGCAAAAACTCAAGATTTAGAGGAGCAGCAGCCAGGAGTGGAAGGAGAGCTCAGGAGACTGATTAATAAACCAG AGCATCTGAAGAGCACCTCCGAAAGGAAGAGAGAGTCCGAGCTGATGAAGAAGCTGGTGGAGATCGTGAACGACAGGAACGCCATCGTGGACGGTTTAGAGCAAGACAGGAGGAG
- the micall2a gene encoding MICAL-like protein 2a isoform X2 has translation MAAIRALQQWCKVQCDGYRDVDITNMTTSFRDGLAFCALIHKFRPDLINFESLSKDNVYDNNCLNADLCLFQAFRVAEDHLGIPALLDAEDMVALHIPDRLSILTYVSQYYNYFKVGGVGGVKRPAEDCRKEEPSEKKNLPVTAKTFSPKTHPVSPSESTKAAQNHPAPPLTQNSGSNGHVPTAPSQQHAMETYPESKNVKTTSPCRFDSASIVTTPDRNPEKPVLIESSNKTGTLNSKCAVCRNHVHLVQRHLVDGKLYHRSCFKCCECLAALQSGAYTSGQLPGTLCCSSSRCAQNNSSTHSAPDAIGLEPESGSRLSPLRHSSVLTSPPVQPVPRSVQHTPAPEPWTASALRTQAARQRFFLSASEASTPQNIIAPKREEEKEQAQASISQKLAEGNCNNNNKAYSCRLASDNKSGEVLSSEQGRCGLEVGTSLANTSKEHPRPPSSSLFIAGAKDVGSCEGREPKTTSNAPGLRTLAENKIFCNDTQLIPQYTSSRPGFRPTSVAQPPDLYSNKPPATHSTVSGSKPETSSVSSLPRRPLPCTDQHHGGLAESGGKSGNCRSCPSLQPLVHDSIVWKLTSAEHAEDGNVPLENSSQLLCIKSHHIPIEQIAKELQEIENSLSDLEKEGIDLERRLRSCEEEGTGDILADPLMVDWFNLIRKKQSYIRRESELMHIAKTQDLEEQQPGVEGELRRLINKPEHLKSTSERKRESELMKKLVEIVNDRNAIVDGLEQDRRREEEEDQQLNEMMHRLGLRKLKGRRKSSFSKVFRRRSKKEGRKEE, from the exons ATGGCGGCTATCAGGGCTCTGCAGCAGTGGTGTAAGGTCCAGTGTGATGGATACAGAGATGTGGATATAACCAACATGACCACCTCGTTCAGAGACGGACTGGCGTTCTGCGCTCTCATCCACAAGTTCAGACCCGACCTCAT AAACTTTGAGTCCCTGAGTAAGGACAATGTGTATGACAACAACTGCTTG AATGCcgatttgtgtttatttcaggCTTTTCGTGTGGCTGAGGATCATCTGGGGATTCCCGCTCTTCTGGATGCAGAGGACATGGTGGCCCTTCACATCCCGGACAGACTCAGCATCCTCACTTACGTCTCGCAGTACTACAACTACTTTAAAG TGGGAGGAGTCGGAGGTGTCAAACGACCTGCGGAGGACTGCAGGAAAGAAGAGCCATCAGAAAAGAAGAATCTCCCCGTCACTGCCAAAACTTTCAGCCCAAAGACACATCCGGTGTCGCCTTCCGAATCCACCAAAGCTGCTCAGAATCATCCAGCGCCACCTCTCACCCAGAACAGCGGCTCAAACGGACATGTCCCAACCGCTCCGTCACAACAGCACGCCATGGAAACATACCCCGAATCCAAAAACGTCAAAACGACCTCTCCATGTCGCTTTGATTCTGCATCCATCGTGACAACCCCAGACAGGAACCCGGAGAAG CCTGTTTTAATTGAGAGCTCCAATAAAACTGGCACCCTGAACAGTAAGTGTGCGGTGTGCAGGAATCACGTTCACTTGGTTCAGAGACACCTAGTGGATGGGAAACTGTATCACAGAAGCTGCTTCAA ATGCTGTGAATGTTTAGCTGCTTTACAGTCTGGAGCGTATACATCCGGTCAGCTGCCTGGCACACTGTGCTGCTCTTCATCCCGCTGTGCCCAGAACAACTCATCCACGCATAGCGCGCCTGACGCGATTGGACTCGAACCCGAGAGCGGAAGTCGGCTATCACCTCTGCGGCATTCCTCGGTTCTGACCAGCCCTCCTGTTCAACCTGTTCCCAGATCAGTTCAGCACACTCCCGCCCCCGAGCCATGGACCGCTTCCGCGCTGAGGACTCAGGCCGCCAGGCAGAGGTTTTTCCTCTCCGCCTCGGAGGCTTCTACTCCCCAGAACATCATTGCACCAAAGCGTGAAGAAGAAAAGGAGCAGGCGCAGGCATCGATCTCTCAGAAATTAGCTGAAGGAAActgcaacaacaataacaaagcTTATAGCTGTAGGCTCGCGTCAGACAACAA atctGGTGAAGTCCTCAGCTCAGAGCAGGGGAGATGTGGATTAGAAGTCGGTACTTCTCTCGCCAACACCAGCAAAGAGCACCCTAGACCTCCCTCCTCTTCCCTCTTTATCGCCGGAG CCAAAGATGTAGGAAGCTGTGAAGGCCGAGAGCCGAAGACGACTTCAAATGCACCAGGGCTGAG AACCTTGGCTGAGAACAAAATCTTCTGCAATGATACCCAGCTGATTCCCCAGTACACGTCTTCTAGGCCAGGCTTCCGGCCCACAAGCGTTGCTCAGCCACCTGATTTGTACTCTAATAAACCTCCAGCCACACACTCCACTGTCTCAG GTTCTAAACCTGAGACGTCCTCAGTGAGCTCATTACCCAGACGTCCGCTGCCATGTACAGATCAACACCACGGAGGCCTGGCTGAATCCG GTGGTAAATCAGGAAATTGCAGATCCTGTCCGTCCCTTCAGCCCCTAGTGCACGACAGTATCGTCTGGAAACTGACCTCTGCAGAACATG ctgaaGATGGAAACGTGCCATTGGAGAACAGTTCACAGCTACTCTGC ATCAAATCCCATCACATCCCAATTGAGCAGATCGCTAAGGAGCTGCAGGAAATTGAGAACAGCCTGAGTGATTTGGAGAAAGAAGGAATTGACCTGGAGAGAAGACTTCGCAGCTGTGAGGAAG AGGGTACCGGAGACATTTTGGCCGATCCGTTAATGGTGGACTGGTTCAACCTGATTCGGAAGAAGCAGAGTTATATACGGAGGGAATCCGAGCTCATGCACAT AGCAAAAACTCAAGATTTAGAGGAGCAGCAGCCAGGAGTGGAAGGAGAGCTCAGGAGACTGATTAATAAACCAG AGCATCTGAAGAGCACCTCCGAAAGGAAGAGAGAGTCCGAGCTGATGAAGAAGCTGGTGGAGATCGTGAACGACAGGAACGCCATCGTGGACGGTTTAGAGCAAGACAGGAGGAG
- the micall2a gene encoding MICAL-like protein 2a isoform X5 yields MVALHIPDRLSILTYVSQYYNYFKGRSPMGGVGGVKRPAEDCRKEEPSEKKNLPVTAKTFSPKTHPVSPSESTKAAQNHPAPPLTQNSGSNGHVPTAPSQQHAMETYPESKNVKTTSPCRFDSASIVTTPDRNPEKPVLIESSNKTGTLNSKCAVCRNHVHLVQRHLVDGKLYHRSCFKCCECLAALQSGAYTSGQLPGTLCCSSSRCAQNNSSTHSAPDAIGLEPESGSRLSPLRHSSVLTSPPVQPVPRSVQHTPAPEPWTASALRTQAARQRFFLSASEASTPQNIIAPKREEEKEQAQASISQKLAEGNCNNNNKAYSCRLASDNKSGEVLSSEQGRCGLEVGTSLANTSKEHPRPPSSSLFIAGAKDVGSCEGREPKTTSNAPGLRTLAENKIFCNDTQLIPQYTSSRPGFRPTSVAQPPDLYSNKPPATHSTVSGSKPETSSVSSLPRRPLPCTDQHHGGLAESGGKSGNCRSCPSLQPLVHDSIVWKLTSAEHAEDGNVPLENSSQLLCIKSHHIPIEQIAKELQEIENSLSDLEKEGIDLERRLRSCEEEGTGDILADPLMVDWFNLIRKKQSYIRRESELMHIAKTQDLEEQQPGVEGELRRLINKPEHLKSTSERKRESELMKKLVEIVNDRNAIVDGLEQDRRREEEEDQQLNEMMHRLGLRKLKGRRKSSFSKVFRRRSKKEGRKEE; encoded by the exons ATGGTGGCCCTTCACATCCCGGACAGACTCAGCATCCTCACTTACGTCTCGCAGTACTACAACTACTTTAAAGGTCGCTCACCCA TGGGAGGAGTCGGAGGTGTCAAACGACCTGCGGAGGACTGCAGGAAAGAAGAGCCATCAGAAAAGAAGAATCTCCCCGTCACTGCCAAAACTTTCAGCCCAAAGACACATCCGGTGTCGCCTTCCGAATCCACCAAAGCTGCTCAGAATCATCCAGCGCCACCTCTCACCCAGAACAGCGGCTCAAACGGACATGTCCCAACCGCTCCGTCACAACAGCACGCCATGGAAACATACCCCGAATCCAAAAACGTCAAAACGACCTCTCCATGTCGCTTTGATTCTGCATCCATCGTGACAACCCCAGACAGGAACCCGGAGAAG CCTGTTTTAATTGAGAGCTCCAATAAAACTGGCACCCTGAACAGTAAGTGTGCGGTGTGCAGGAATCACGTTCACTTGGTTCAGAGACACCTAGTGGATGGGAAACTGTATCACAGAAGCTGCTTCAA ATGCTGTGAATGTTTAGCTGCTTTACAGTCTGGAGCGTATACATCCGGTCAGCTGCCTGGCACACTGTGCTGCTCTTCATCCCGCTGTGCCCAGAACAACTCATCCACGCATAGCGCGCCTGACGCGATTGGACTCGAACCCGAGAGCGGAAGTCGGCTATCACCTCTGCGGCATTCCTCGGTTCTGACCAGCCCTCCTGTTCAACCTGTTCCCAGATCAGTTCAGCACACTCCCGCCCCCGAGCCATGGACCGCTTCCGCGCTGAGGACTCAGGCCGCCAGGCAGAGGTTTTTCCTCTCCGCCTCGGAGGCTTCTACTCCCCAGAACATCATTGCACCAAAGCGTGAAGAAGAAAAGGAGCAGGCGCAGGCATCGATCTCTCAGAAATTAGCTGAAGGAAActgcaacaacaataacaaagcTTATAGCTGTAGGCTCGCGTCAGACAACAA atctGGTGAAGTCCTCAGCTCAGAGCAGGGGAGATGTGGATTAGAAGTCGGTACTTCTCTCGCCAACACCAGCAAAGAGCACCCTAGACCTCCCTCCTCTTCCCTCTTTATCGCCGGAG CCAAAGATGTAGGAAGCTGTGAAGGCCGAGAGCCGAAGACGACTTCAAATGCACCAGGGCTGAG AACCTTGGCTGAGAACAAAATCTTCTGCAATGATACCCAGCTGATTCCCCAGTACACGTCTTCTAGGCCAGGCTTCCGGCCCACAAGCGTTGCTCAGCCACCTGATTTGTACTCTAATAAACCTCCAGCCACACACTCCACTGTCTCAG GTTCTAAACCTGAGACGTCCTCAGTGAGCTCATTACCCAGACGTCCGCTGCCATGTACAGATCAACACCACGGAGGCCTGGCTGAATCCG GTGGTAAATCAGGAAATTGCAGATCCTGTCCGTCCCTTCAGCCCCTAGTGCACGACAGTATCGTCTGGAAACTGACCTCTGCAGAACATG ctgaaGATGGAAACGTGCCATTGGAGAACAGTTCACAGCTACTCTGC ATCAAATCCCATCACATCCCAATTGAGCAGATCGCTAAGGAGCTGCAGGAAATTGAGAACAGCCTGAGTGATTTGGAGAAAGAAGGAATTGACCTGGAGAGAAGACTTCGCAGCTGTGAGGAAG AGGGTACCGGAGACATTTTGGCCGATCCGTTAATGGTGGACTGGTTCAACCTGATTCGGAAGAAGCAGAGTTATATACGGAGGGAATCCGAGCTCATGCACAT AGCAAAAACTCAAGATTTAGAGGAGCAGCAGCCAGGAGTGGAAGGAGAGCTCAGGAGACTGATTAATAAACCAG AGCATCTGAAGAGCACCTCCGAAAGGAAGAGAGAGTCCGAGCTGATGAAGAAGCTGGTGGAGATCGTGAACGACAGGAACGCCATCGTGGACGGTTTAGAGCAAGACAGGAGGAG